From Chroococcidiopsis sp. TS-821, the proteins below share one genomic window:
- the cobT gene encoding nicotinate mononucleotide-dependent phosphoribosyltransferase CobT, translating to MIQVYTQEKQGNEWLQRYRGASAALVCVLGFTETGLIPGISAAGSTPHARRYTAIADAEFLYNGPQPRPQYPLPPLAAGASPVFISRAIVEALGLPIYLFNAGLPQLPSVPTIDLGGAAAQCLSRGCAMKLATVKHLWEQGILWGEQLARQPQDYVILGECVVGGTTTALAVLTGLGIAAAGKVNSSHPVCNHAQKWTLVKLGLQRAHLWDKIPLQDPLVLIAAVGDPMQIAVAGMAIALSRSQGVLLAGGTQMLAVYALMHALGKAFEIAWQPEAVVVGTTRWVAEDPTGNTVELAQLIGGVLLGTKLSFKNSRYPQLQVYEQGYVKEGVAAGGCCIAACLMQNWHQAQLLQTIEGLLERYSKAVGF from the coding sequence ATGATTCAGGTTTACACCCAAGAGAAACAAGGCAACGAATGGCTGCAACGCTATCGCGGTGCTTCGGCGGCGTTAGTTTGCGTTTTAGGGTTTACGGAAACAGGGTTAATTCCTGGAATTTCCGCAGCAGGAAGTACGCCACACGCGCGAAGATATACCGCGATCGCCGATGCCGAATTTCTCTATAATGGTCCGCAGCCGCGACCGCAATACCCTTTACCGCCACTCGCAGCAGGTGCTTCGCCAGTTTTTATTTCGCGGGCAATTGTCGAAGCACTAGGTTTACCAATTTATCTTTTTAATGCTGGATTACCTCAACTCCCTAGCGTCCCGACAATTGATTTAGGTGGTGCAGCTGCGCAATGTTTAAGTCGTGGCTGTGCCATGAAATTGGCAACCGTGAAACATCTGTGGGAGCAAGGTATCCTCTGGGGCGAACAACTAGCGCGTCAGCCGCAGGATTATGTGATTTTGGGCGAGTGCGTCGTCGGCGGTACAACAACTGCACTCGCAGTTTTGACAGGCTTAGGAATTGCCGCTGCAGGCAAAGTGAATAGTAGTCACCCCGTTTGCAATCACGCACAAAAATGGACACTGGTGAAATTAGGGTTACAGCGCGCGCATCTTTGGGACAAAATACCGCTGCAAGATCCTTTGGTATTGATCGCTGCAGTGGGCGATCCGATGCAAATTGCGGTCGCGGGAATGGCGATCGCTCTGAGTCGTTCTCAAGGCGTCCTTCTTGCTGGTGGTACGCAAATGCTTGCTGTCTATGCTTTGATGCACGCCTTAGGCAAAGCTTTTGAAATCGCATGGCAACCAGAAGCAGTTGTCGTCGGAACGACTCGTTGGGTTGCAGAAGATCCTACGGGTAATACTGTTGAATTAGCACAACTGATCGGGGGAGTGCTACTCGGTACAAAATTAAGCTTTAAGAATTCTCGATACCCTCAACTACAAGTTTACGAACAGGGTTATGTCAAAGAAGGTGTAGCTGCTGGCGGTTGCTGTATTGCTGCTTGTTTGATGCAAAATTGGCACCAAGCTCAACTCTTACAGACAATCGAAGGTTTACTAGAGCGTTATTCAAAAGCTGTTGGCTTCTAG
- a CDS encoding helix-turn-helix transcriptional regulator yields the protein MDWTKNLKRLEQMADRFRVMSDPTRLRILAVLGEQELSVQDICDRTGYKQSNVSKHLRVLREIGAIACEQRSYYHYYRAIDPQILSCWRCTKTACNESGEPHVKADSGSDTKLSSACD from the coding sequence ATGGATTGGACAAAGAACCTAAAACGACTGGAACAAATGGCGGATCGGTTTCGGGTGATGTCTGATCCGACTCGTCTGCGCATTCTGGCAGTGCTGGGAGAACAAGAATTGAGCGTCCAAGACATTTGCGATCGCACAGGCTACAAACAGTCCAATGTTTCCAAACACTTGCGAGTACTGCGCGAAATTGGGGCGATCGCCTGCGAGCAAAGGAGCTACTACCACTACTATCGCGCGATCGATCCGCAAATTCTCAGCTGTTGGCGTTGTACAAAAACTGCTTGCAATGAATCAGGAGAACCTCATGTTAAAGCCGATTCAGGAAGTGATACAAAACTTTCATCAGCGTGCGATTAG
- a CDS encoding Crp/Fnr family transcriptional regulator codes for MDDQHNAPTSVNPSIYLAPFFQGLPAPAVEKAIAHLVTRTHPANQVILLENDWGNSVYFILEGWVKIRTYNLDGKEVTLNILGKAEIFGEMAALDEVPRSTDAITLTPTTIGSMPAQDFITLVQTEPLAGIRLSQLMARRLRQVNRRLRLRESDSVSRVADTLLFLAEGQGIQDEAGIQIPNLPHRELSSLSGLARETVTRVLTKLEKKGLILRQQQVLSIPDFKALERLIM; via the coding sequence ATGGATGATCAACACAATGCTCCTACATCTGTCAATCCATCAATCTACTTGGCACCTTTTTTTCAAGGATTGCCAGCACCAGCTGTGGAAAAAGCGATCGCGCATCTTGTCACGCGGACGCATCCAGCCAATCAAGTGATTCTTTTGGAAAATGATTGGGGAAATTCAGTCTATTTTATTCTTGAAGGTTGGGTCAAAATTCGTACCTACAATCTCGACGGCAAAGAAGTCACGCTTAATATTTTGGGCAAAGCAGAAATTTTCGGTGAAATGGCAGCGTTAGATGAAGTGCCCCGCTCGACGGATGCAATTACACTCACTCCTACGACAATTGGCAGTATGCCCGCGCAAGATTTTATTACCTTAGTTCAAACCGAACCTTTAGCAGGAATTCGATTATCGCAACTTATGGCACGGCGCTTACGTCAAGTCAATCGCCGTCTGCGGCTACGCGAATCTGATAGTGTATCGCGCGTCGCAGACACGCTGCTATTTTTAGCAGAAGGACAAGGAATACAAGATGAAGCCGGAATCCAAATTCCCAACTTACCGCATCGAGAATTGAGCAGCTTGAGTGGCTTAGCCCGCGAAACAGTGACAAGAGTCTTGACAAAATTAGAGAAAAAAGGCTTGATCCTGCGCCAACAACAAGTACTTTCTATCCCCGATTTCAAAGCGCTAGAACGACTAATAATGTAG
- a CDS encoding phycobiliprotein lyase → MLSFLDFFTACSGKWTTERIYHSMPQGSIERSYTEYQVEPITLADKQRILTLSAQAGVKVEVQLATVQQEALPGFAISFNTRSETGETVSMSLQALFVPDMYISEESTVVKLPPPVAAQVATEPEGEVIQGFYLRDEGYSETGTAVGRFTYQPTRQTLEMTTYYRRSVAVDQMRMIAPNLRLRTIVTYQRPVNTDEIPTIIDLIGFGVEQRSA, encoded by the coding sequence ATGCTTAGTTTTTTAGATTTTTTTACAGCTTGTAGCGGTAAATGGACAACAGAACGTATCTATCATTCGATGCCGCAGGGTAGTATCGAACGCTCTTATACTGAGTATCAAGTCGAACCAATTACACTAGCAGATAAACAACGAATATTAACTTTATCAGCTCAAGCAGGGGTAAAAGTAGAAGTACAGCTAGCGACTGTACAACAAGAAGCTCTGCCAGGCTTTGCAATTTCGTTTAATACTCGCTCGGAAACAGGTGAAACAGTATCAATGAGCTTGCAAGCTTTATTTGTGCCAGATATGTATATTTCTGAAGAAAGTACAGTTGTCAAATTACCACCTCCTGTAGCCGCACAAGTGGCAACCGAACCAGAAGGAGAGGTGATTCAAGGTTTTTATTTGCGCGATGAGGGCTATTCCGAGACGGGAACCGCAGTAGGGCGGTTTACATATCAACCCACACGCCAAACGTTAGAAATGACAACTTACTACCGACGCTCAGTCGCAGTCGATCAAATGCGTATGATAGCACCAAACTTACGGCTGCGGACAATTGTGACATACCAAAGACCCGTCAATACTGATGAAATACCGACGATAATTGATTTGATAGGGTTTGGTGTGGAGCAGCGAAGCGCGTAA
- a CDS encoding DUF3365 domain-containing protein: MALAAPNIPNPSELSRAVQEIENLDAMRSGLAASLEGRIEEPTMQTMKEVCRPVGMRAMQLSHENGWQVKQIAKKYRNPAHAPDNLHAQIALAKFEREPDLVGFWDRETIDGQLGTRYYRRIDVEASCLACHGLKESRPQFVKDNYPQDLAYNFDVGDLRGMYSVFIPDDVKQALQDATNP; encoded by the coding sequence ATGGCGCTAGCCGCTCCCAATATTCCGAATCCGAGTGAATTATCCCGCGCGGTTCAGGAAATTGAAAATCTGGATGCAATGCGCTCTGGGTTAGCCGCTTCTCTGGAAGGGCGTATAGAAGAACCAACGATGCAAACCATGAAGGAAGTCTGTCGTCCGGTGGGAATGCGGGCGATGCAACTAAGTCATGAGAATGGTTGGCAGGTAAAGCAGATTGCAAAGAAATATCGCAACCCCGCCCATGCTCCTGATAACTTACACGCTCAGATTGCATTAGCAAAATTTGAACGCGAACCCGATCTCGTTGGATTTTGGGATCGAGAAACGATAGATGGGCAACTGGGAACTCGCTATTACCGCCGCATTGATGTGGAAGCAAGCTGTTTAGCCTGTCATGGATTGAAAGAGAGTCGTCCTCAGTTTGTCAAAGACAACTATCCTCAAGATTTAGCCTACAACTTTGATGTGGGCGATCTGCGCGGAATGTACTCTGTATTCATTCCCGATGACGTGAAGCAGGCACTCCAAGATGCAACCAATCCATAA
- a CDS encoding DUF4346 domain-containing protein: MNQTIESLAAIDNKLSQRHIDLDPSGYFIIYLDREAQLICAKHFTNVIDDRGLAVDPETGKVIPARGKVERTHTTVYSGRTAKELCVKILEQTQPCPVTRLDHAAYLGREFVRAENALVSGQEYIQD; this comes from the coding sequence ATGAATCAAACGATTGAATCTTTAGCAGCAATCGACAACAAACTTTCGCAGCGTCACATTGACCTTGACCCATCAGGATACTTTATTATTTATCTTGACCGCGAAGCTCAATTAATTTGTGCTAAACATTTTACGAACGTTATCGACGATCGCGGTTTAGCGGTTGACCCAGAAACAGGAAAAGTGATTCCCGCACGCGGTAAAGTCGAACGAACTCACACGACAGTTTACTCTGGTAGAACCGCAAAAGAGCTTTGTGTCAAAATTTTAGAGCAAACTCAGCCTTGTCCAGTGACTCGGTTAGACCATGCGGCTTATCTTGGTCGCGAGTTTGTGCGGGCTGAGAATGCTTTAGTATCTGGGCAAGAATATATTCAGGATTAG
- the surE gene encoding 5'/3'-nucleotidase SurE codes for MTLVLTNDDGVDAPGIRALLKAVNGQGVIVAPKAHLSGCAHQVTTTQPIHIEKRSQAEYAIAGTPADCVRVAISHLFDDVKLVLSGINAGGNMGADTYISGTVAAVREAAFHRVPGIAISHYRKGKRNVDWDVAARWTANVLADLLQRPLASGTFWNVNLPHLEPGDPDPEVVFCEPCTQPLPLKYRVEGDHLFYAGEYALRDRTPGTDVDVCFSGRIAVTQLKL; via the coding sequence ATGACTTTAGTTCTGACAAACGACGACGGTGTTGATGCTCCTGGAATTCGCGCTTTGCTCAAAGCGGTGAATGGTCAGGGTGTCATTGTTGCACCGAAAGCGCATCTCTCTGGTTGCGCTCATCAAGTGACAACAACGCAGCCAATTCATATTGAGAAACGCTCGCAAGCCGAATATGCGATCGCGGGCACTCCTGCTGATTGTGTTCGCGTAGCAATATCGCATCTTTTTGACGATGTCAAGCTTGTCTTATCAGGCATAAATGCAGGGGGTAACATGGGGGCAGATACTTATATTTCAGGAACAGTAGCAGCAGTGAGAGAAGCGGCATTTCACCGAGTTCCAGGCATTGCGATTTCGCATTATCGTAAAGGCAAAAGAAATGTTGATTGGGATGTTGCCGCGCGCTGGACAGCAAATGTGCTGGCGGATCTTCTGCAACGCCCATTGGCGTCAGGAACGTTTTGGAATGTCAACTTACCACACTTAGAGCCAGGAGACCCCGATCCAGAGGTCGTGTTTTGTGAACCGTGTACGCAACCATTACCATTAAAATATCGTGTGGAGGGAGATCATTTGTTTTATGCAGGCGAGTATGCCCTGCGCGATCGCACTCCAGGCACTGATGTTGATGTTTGCTTTTCAGGACGCATCGCCGTTACGCAACTCAAACTTTGA
- a CDS encoding DUF2232 domain-containing protein yields the protein MSDSVSRNEEYPSKHIETPVSHPLAVKSKSAAPLKMVETAFLASTASLIWFINYYLSLGPLLRIFFPVPIALVYLRWGARAAWMATTVSGLLLSVLLGPTRGILYIMPFALMGVLLGAVWHRRAPWIVSISLGALLGTIGFFFRFWVLSVLSGEDLWVYTITQVTRFTEWAFLRLGLLAQPSVLLIEAAAIALVFVQNIVYLFVVHLASWFLLDRLGNSIPRPPHWVQVLMDYEEDA from the coding sequence ATGAGTGATTCCGTCAGCCGTAACGAGGAATACCCGTCAAAACATATAGAAACACCTGTGAGTCATCCTTTAGCCGTAAAAAGCAAGAGTGCTGCGCCGTTAAAGATGGTGGAAACTGCGTTTCTAGCGAGTACTGCAAGCTTAATTTGGTTTATCAATTACTATCTATCGCTAGGACCGTTGTTGCGAATTTTCTTTCCGGTACCGATCGCATTAGTTTACCTGCGTTGGGGTGCTAGGGCGGCTTGGATGGCAACTACTGTTTCTGGATTGCTGCTATCAGTACTTTTAGGACCAACACGCGGTATTTTGTATATTATGCCGTTTGCACTGATGGGTGTATTGCTCGGTGCGGTATGGCATCGTCGCGCACCTTGGATCGTTTCGATTAGTTTAGGTGCGCTTTTGGGTACCATCGGCTTTTTCTTTCGGTTTTGGGTATTATCCGTTTTGTCGGGTGAAGATCTGTGGGTTTATACAATCACTCAAGTAACAAGATTCACGGAATGGGCTTTTTTGCGACTCGGATTGCTAGCACAGCCAAGTGTTTTATTAATTGAAGCAGCCGCGATCGCGCTTGTTTTTGTGCAAAATATTGTGTATTTATTTGTCGTCCACTTAGCATCTTGGTTCCTCCTCGATCGCTTAGGTAATTCGATTCCGCGTCCGCCCCACTGGGTGCAAGTTTTAATGGATTATGAAGAAGATGCTTGA
- a CDS encoding Uma2 family endonuclease: MMVKKLSYLQSSSTQNLPPLESGDRLTRYEFERRYHAMPHLKKAELIEGVVYLPSPLRFEPHARPHGHLITWLGIYEAFTPGVMMGDNPTVRLDLDNEPQPDAVLLIDAAAGGQSRLSNDGYIEGAPELIAEVAASSAAYDLYDKKTVYRRNGVQEYIVWQVLDQKIDWFVLQDGEYILQQPDATGIIQSKVFPGLWLAVESLLASDMARVLAVVQEGLHSSVHAAFVEELKQSLSDRQL; the protein is encoded by the coding sequence ATGATGGTAAAAAAATTATCCTACCTTCAATCAAGTTCTACACAGAACCTGCCACCGCTTGAAAGTGGCGATCGCCTCACTCGGTACGAATTTGAGCGGCGCTATCATGCCATGCCACACTTGAAAAAAGCTGAACTGATTGAAGGAGTTGTTTACTTGCCATCGCCGCTAAGATTTGAACCTCATGCTAGACCTCACGGGCACCTCATCACCTGGCTAGGAATTTATGAAGCTTTTACCCCTGGGGTAATGATGGGGGATAATCCCACAGTGCGGCTTGATTTAGATAATGAACCTCAACCTGATGCTGTGCTTTTGATTGACGCAGCCGCAGGGGGGCAATCGCGCTTAAGCAACGATGGCTATATCGAAGGCGCACCCGAACTCATTGCCGAAGTTGCTGCTAGTAGTGCAGCTTATGATTTATATGATAAGAAAACTGTTTATCGCCGCAATGGCGTTCAAGAATATATTGTTTGGCAAGTGCTAGACCAAAAAATAGATTGGTTCGTGCTACAGGATGGAGAGTATATCTTACAGCAACCAGATGCAACTGGCATCATTCAAAGTAAGGTATTTCCAGGACTATGGTTGGCGGTTGAATCGTTGCTGGCTAGCGATATGGCAAGAGTGCTGGCGGTGGTGCAGGAGGGATTGCACTCATCAGTACACGCGGCGTTTGTAGAGGAATTGAAGCAATCACTAAGCGATCGCCAACTCTAA
- a CDS encoding peroxiredoxin, which translates to MAMPRLNEPAPAFEANTTHGVKKLSDYEGKWLILFSHPADFTPVCTTEFIAFAKHYEEFKALNCELIGLSIDSNYAHLAWVQNIQAKFGVSIPFPIIEDLSMKVAHAYGMIQPGASDTSAVRATFIIDDKGILRAMVYYPMTNGRSIPEFLRLVKALQTSDRNGVATPEGWQPGEAVIVPPPKTVEAATARLSEGYDCVDWYFCKKQL; encoded by the coding sequence ATGGCGATGCCTCGGCTTAACGAACCTGCGCCTGCCTTTGAGGCAAACACTACGCATGGAGTAAAAAAGCTATCTGACTATGAGGGGAAATGGCTAATCCTGTTTTCCCATCCTGCTGACTTCACGCCCGTTTGCACCACAGAATTTATTGCATTTGCTAAGCACTATGAGGAGTTCAAGGCATTAAACTGTGAATTGATTGGTTTGTCGATCGATAGCAACTATGCCCATCTGGCATGGGTGCAAAATATTCAGGCAAAATTTGGAGTGTCGATTCCTTTTCCAATCATCGAAGACCTGTCGATGAAGGTAGCTCACGCCTACGGTATGATTCAGCCTGGAGCAAGTGATACCTCTGCGGTTCGGGCAACCTTCATCATTGATGACAAGGGAATTTTGCGAGCAATGGTGTACTATCCCATGACCAACGGTCGCTCCATTCCTGAGTTTCTCAGACTGGTGAAAGCACTGCAAACCAGCGATCGCAATGGAGTTGCAACGCCGGAAGGTTGGCAACCAGGTGAGGCAGTGATTGTACCCCCTCCCAAGACCGTTGAGGCAGCAACCGCCCGTTTGTCTGAGGGGTATGACTGCGTAGATTGGTATTTTTGCAAGAAGCAGCTTTAG
- the psb32 gene encoding photosystem II repair protein Psb32 — translation MKLLNSFFNRIKYLPRLVVLLVLMLLASTLWIAPVKATGVYQMPQVSAGDRTWVIDQAEVISRINEGKIGSALENLAKNTGNEVRFVTIRRLDYGETIDSFTQKLFTKWFPTPETQANQTLLVIDTLTNNTAIRTGDKVKTLLSNDTAQSVVTETVPAPLREGEKYNQALLDASDRLVAVLSGKEDPGPPQVAQTVSVAGTFKAKDETDTGNATIWVVGLLIAATVIPMATYYLYVR, via the coding sequence ATGAAACTCCTCAATTCATTTTTTAATCGAATAAAATATTTACCGCGTTTGGTAGTACTACTCGTATTGATGTTGCTCGCATCGACGCTATGGATAGCGCCAGTAAAAGCCACTGGTGTCTATCAAATGCCACAAGTTAGCGCAGGCGATCGCACTTGGGTAATTGACCAAGCCGAAGTGATCAGCCGTATTAATGAAGGCAAAATTGGTAGCGCTTTGGAAAACTTAGCAAAAAACACAGGCAACGAAGTTCGATTTGTCACTATTCGCCGTTTAGACTATGGGGAAACCATCGATAGCTTTACACAAAAGTTATTCACCAAATGGTTCCCAACTCCAGAAACGCAAGCAAATCAAACCTTACTGGTGATTGATACGCTCACTAACAACACAGCCATCCGTACTGGTGACAAAGTTAAGACTTTGTTATCAAATGATACGGCTCAAAGTGTGGTGACAGAAACCGTGCCAGCACCGCTGCGCGAAGGTGAAAAATATAACCAAGCCCTCTTAGATGCAAGCGATCGCCTAGTTGCTGTTTTGTCTGGCAAAGAAGATCCAGGTCCCCCCCAAGTTGCTCAAACAGTAAGTGTTGCAGGAACATTCAAAGCTAAAGACGAAACCGATACAGGTAATGCAACAATCTGGGTTGTTGGTTTATTAATTGCTGCAACAGTTATTCCTATGGCAACTTACTACTTATATGTCCGGTAG